The Lolium rigidum isolate FL_2022 chromosome 1, APGP_CSIRO_Lrig_0.1, whole genome shotgun sequence region TTCAGTGCAATGGCCAGCTAAATCAGTTAAGCTTTGATGGCTTTGTGTAGGGCACCTGAATTCAAGAGGGGCGATGTCTTCTTTTTGCTGCTACCATTGTACAATGATGCATGGACCTTTTGTTTGTTCTCGAAGAAAACAGTTGGGATTGTTCTAATTCTTTGAATTTTCAATATTATTTATGTTCACACAAATCTTTATCTGTGTTTTTTCGTATAAACCGAGCCAGAAGTATTGGTCTTTCCATAATTAAGTTCACGAGTTTCTATTACAAGACAGTCCCAAAGTATTTTGCTTTAGCTATGACTTTGTTAACTCTTCTTTAGTTATTTGTGACAAATGATGATTAGAAACTACAGTACTATGTACACGAAAAGAGTTGCAAAGTTTAACATTTTCAAGCAGTTATGCCGACCTCTATCGTAGTGGAGTTACCAAGGACACGATAGAGTAGAATTACCAAGGACAAGAGAGCTGGGCTTCACTACAGGAATGACGCAAGACGCCGACGGCCTGctgatacgccgacggccaaaagtcggggctgTCAGCGTAgggcccggccaggccagcccTGCCAAatagccgtcggcgtagcgacacCCTCGACGTAGGCAACTCTACGTCGATGGTTACCCTCGGTGTACTCCGGGCCATCGGCGTAGGCCTGGACACGCGCCCCTCCAAAGCCAGGCCGTGACGGTGTTGTCACGACGTTagagctacgccgagggctgccctcgacaTAGCCTCCTCCCTTTTTTaaatctacgccgacggccaccctcggcgtagccttcAACTTTTTACCCTCCACGCACCACCCCCTCCCCGCGGATCGCCTTTTTAAGTTTCAACTGAATAGCAAAAAATGATATAAAAAATCaagaaataaaatccttcgagatgtcaatgtgttatgtcatctagttgcaagagaatttaacaaaaatgaatttcaaccttttttgcaaaattgcgtcatgTATTGGTAAAACtatttttctggttgcatacgaagtcgaaaaaaatatatcaaaatgatcgccgGAAAATttgcatccgaattcaccgggattTACTCGGTTGGcatttttttagattctcaaaatttcaaatggaaatatgaaagcaagaagattttagtttttgttcAGAAATTCAtgatttatattttttattttttttaaaattaaattatTAATTGCATCCTTCGCATAAAGATTAGTAATACTTAATCAttgatgtttatttaaataattgtttaaaattcaaaataataaagaTTTGTGATATCACGGTCtaagggttaataggattgatatggtagtattatcaacaaTGTTTTGTTTTTTCATGGAAGCTTAACTGAAAGGAACGAAGATGTTAAGCGTGCTAggcttggagtagtgtgaggatgggtgacaaaattgggaagtttgaccatgagtgtaATTTAacataagattaagtgtagttagagacttagAGTTAAAATGATTTATGTGAGagattaaattttttttttttttaagttaACAGATGGCGTAGCTTGCGCCGAGGGTCTAGACGCCGATGGCTACTGTGGCTACGGCGAGGGCTTCCGTCCGTCGGCGCCTTGCGCCATTCCTGTAGTACACTCATGTACTATTTGAGGAGATATATAATTATAACGGAGGTGATACAAAAAAAAGCTGAAAAAAATCATCACTACAATTGTGGTGTGTTTTTCGGCGACTGCTCGACTTCATGGGGTTTCAATACGATTTTCAAGTCATTCATTCCATGTGAGAATACCTAGTTAGATAGTACAAAACAAGTTCTTTTTAGATTGAAAATTCCTGATGCTATTATGAAATCAATGAACCAAATTGATTACTTAGTTAAAATAGAGCAATGTATCATAAACAAGTGCAAGGGTGGTATGATAAAGCTAgggaaaaaatctaaaaaaagatTAGAATTTGTGTTCTAAGTTAAAAATTACAACCCCAGATACACGAGTCTcatcatgatgatgatgaaagatgtgaAGCAcatatgttttcaggactgagatCCAGTGCCTTGCTTAAGACAAGGCACGGATGAACTGTGACATGCCTTGATGTTTTGGACGTTAGATTGGAAATCGACGAAAAGGACCTGAGCCCTGTAGCAACGTACTGTAGATACTGCAGCACATGCACTGTAGGTGACACTATAGTAGGCGCCCTGTAGCATGCGCACTGTAGATGGTACTGTACATCATGCACTATGGATATTCATCTAGCCATTGATTATGGATCCAGTGGTAACAAAAGGGGTCAAGGCATGACACTGTTCATCCATGCCTTGTCTTAAGCAAGGAAGTGGATCTCAGTCCATTTTTTCAATGGCGGAAGAAAAAATAGTAAAGGGATGGCAAATTTGTACTCAACTTTTGTACATTTTAGAAAATATTCTTTTCATGTTGTGGTATTAACGTGTataattttctattatttttttatGCAATTAACCACATACAAAAATTGCTAAATGTTAGCATTAATGTTCTTAATTGTACAATTCTAGTTTACATATTGAAATAAATTGTGCCATCCTTAATTGTATTTTGTAAAAAGTTCCTTCTTGAATGAGCATAAAATATATAATGTATGTATATGCATTCATGGTGAAGCTCTCTAAAGGGCACCACCTAACAAGTACTATATATAATACCAATAACTAGTATATTAGTAGGTAAAACATATTTATTGAAACTTCGAGAGCACAATTTTCTTGGATATTGAAATTGGGTAAGATTTATTATTAATGGCTTTGTTTAAGGTGATCAAGTAAGTACcataattcgaaaaaaaaaatgaaatcatGTAGTACCGTATTGTTTTTATCTTTTATTTATTATTAATACTTTGTAAGGTTTGTCAAACTAAAAACTTTGTAAGAACTAGTTGTGTGCATCTTCAAATGCACAGGTCTGGAGGTTCTTCCGTTGACTAGAGAAAGTTGCAAACCTCTTCTTtaagagcaaccacatatttttaattaatagaaaatcaagttacatgaataAATAAAGGTGGAAACTAACAAACAAATCAGGAGAAAACAATTATCCtgaaaactttgcaaaataacTCTGAAGGACATAAAAATATCATCCATAGAGTTCCTTGCATTCGCCAAAACCAGCGGCCGCCGCCAAAGTCCAACACCGCCTACACGCACGTTGGAAGAAACATTGAGCCTCTACCATTGCCAAATCCAAAAAAAAGCATCATCGCCAACGAGGTTGTGTAAGTCGATGAACATGTCCGCTGCAAACAACGAGGCAAATGTTGTTGTGGCACGTCGACTGGGATGTCCCTGTGCTGTCTTGGACCAGGATCCACCGCATCCCATCGACGAGTGAGGGAATAACGACAAATCCATCGTCTTTGGACCAACATCCTTACTCCATATCATCCACCTCGCCTAGGCCCATAGCACCGCCGTGGATAACGACCAATGCATGCGACACGTCGAGAAACTGGTCCCACCAAATCGATCTGAAGAACGATGAGAAGACCAAGCTGCCAATCTGAAGGATCGACAAGCACACGATGCCATCAACTGCGAGTGTTGTGGGTATAATTTATGGGTATGCTAACgacatggtctagatccggcaagcccgggtggcccacagatggtggtggtgacTTATgacccaccgggcagcccagttgctgttgatagaagatggatgaagtccagcccaggaacaggagtcGGATCCCGACCGACCTATGCAAGTAGACGGATCCATGAAGCCCATGAAGTATCTGGATCCATGACGGTAAGTTAGATCTAGGTGGATCCTTGATCTGCACGGCAatgtatattccgtagttaggcatcttgtattccggctaaaaCTCTCCGTGTAAAtcctagatccgggcgcctttataagccgtatcatgggagccctagaggcccaaccacaactcattgtaacaacacgaaaaCGCCCACataattctagacaagcagcagtaggccctgtcctcgagcaggtgtttcgaagctgggtaaatcgcgtaccaccgtcccgagtgctctccgccTATGGCCCTCATTTCTTtccccctccgtgaggatccctcctacgGGGTATTGTCGAGTAGGCAACGACAGCGAGACGTCGTCGTGAAGATCGACACCGGTGTGGGAGTAGACTTGAGGCAGATTTATTCAACCGGTTGTCGCTTCCACCACCCAACGACACACCATATTAGACAAACACAAAACCTAAAAACCACTAGTAGACCATAACGGAGGAACGGCCCCCCCTCCCTTATGTGTCTCCGGAGCAGCAAGCGAAGGGAAGAAGGGACCAGTACTCACGTCGGTGGAGATCTGGGGAGGTAGAGGTGTCGCCGCATGTCTCATGTTTCGTGAGACGAAGGGATGGCTACGAAGGTTTTAGAAATAAGGCTTTTGATGTTTGCGGCGGACACCACCGTCAAGCAAAAGTTGCACACTTTAAGTACTTCAAAGTTCAAACTTGAACTAATTGATGCCTAATTTTAGGTGAATGGGATTTTTGAAAATATTAGACATCAACTTCCCAAATAACGTGATCAAGTAAGTATACCATATAATTCAACAAATATCTGTAACCCGGCCTTTAGTAGTAGGAGAAACATAAGCAGACTTAGTAGTTAGTACGTGTCATTACACGTACGCTACACTAGTTACAACTACACGTACACATACGGTCACATCCTTAATTTATACGTACGTGTACGCTTGTGCGCAGCACGTATTGATCATAGTCGATTCGGTCGTAGCTTTGGTTCAGCTAGGCCTAGGTGGCGCTGAGGAGGGAGATGATGTCGAGCGCGACGGAGCATAGCTGATTGAGCGCCTCCTCCCTGGCCGCGAGCTCCGCTGGGTACGCCCCGGGCCTCTGCCGCCGGAACAGCACCTTGCACACCTGCGGGTACTCGGCGGCGGCGCTGACGTGCACGGCGGCGTAGTCGTAGTCCTGCTGCGCGATGGAGACCTTGGCGGCGGCCAGCGCGTCCCGGGCCTGGCCGTACTTGACCGCGCACGTGCGGAGCAGCGCCTGCACGGTGCCgtcgacggcggcgccgccctGCGCGGTCACGTTGGAGCCGAGCGCGGCGGCCGAGGCCGAGgcgttggaggcggcggcggagacggcgATGGCCGAGAGGCCGCGGACGTCGGCGGTGGCGCTGGAGGGGTCCGCGGCCAGGGAGGACACGCAGAGGTCGTAGTAGGCGGTGGAGTTGCAGGTGGTGCGGACCAGCGCCGCGGCCACCGGGGCGACTGGCGCGGGcgggggtggtggcggcggcgagtgCTTGGCGTGGCTGCCGTGGCCGTGGTGCGAGGATGGGCCtgagcgagaggcgagggcggtgggagcgaggaggaagacgacgaggagcacgagggtggcggtggtgatggccaTTGTTGGCGCCATTAGTTGAACTTGCTACGAATACCAGGTAGCTTCTTGCTCTGAGCTATCTAGCTGTGGCTCTGTGGAGAAGGAGATGCTTTCTTGTGGTGACTGTCTTTGGAGAGTGAAGAGCTCTGTGCGTGTGGTGTTTGTGGTGTGTTGATGGGGTTTTATAGGAAGAGAGCTGGCCAGTCTAGTCCATACTCCATACATGGCTGCCAAAATTGACTCCTACTCCTGTAATCAGCCAAATTAAGTTGGTTGTCAAGTGGAGCAGTCCACACCGTGTGCCATACATATGCTTCTTCCATTTTTATATGTGGCCGTTGTACGTTTCTTCTGTTTAACAAACCTCCTCAGGTGGGTAGAGTGATGCTGCAGTTCACAAAGGAAGAAAATATTATACTAGGAAAAACGGGACAAAACATGAAGTTGGTGTTTCTGATGACTTGTCTCTAGAATTGTTGAACCTTTACAAATTACACAGAGTCTGCCTTGTTCAATCTCCTTCTCTCTGTGACTCCTAAGTTTACCTGATTATACTAGCATGTAATTAGAAAAGGTAATTGTCAAGAGAATATTTCATACCCTATGTGATGTCCAAAATGACAATTAGAAAAGACTTGGTGTACAAAATTTTAGCTGAGTGCAAGTGGTTAGGCTGGAGTATCTAAGGCAAAATCTAGTCATACCTACTCCACCATATATCGCCCCCCCCCCCAAAGAAATGTACTCCTCCATCCCATAAATGATGTTTTagttttttctaaattttgatgtaactgtacatttaaatttagacaaagttaagacatcttgtataggatggagggagtactagagaTGAATTTTTTTACTGTGGATAGCTATGTTGCTGCTTGTTTAATGTGAGATGTATTAGTGTTAAAAAAGTGAGTTGTATTCAACTTTTTTTATTGTTACAGGAAAGGAAAATATGAGTTGGCCAAAGTAAAGATTGTTAATTTAAaggaggaccctgggcgaaatatAATATTACTAGGAGTAGATACTACTAAGATGTGGTCACATGTTGTTTTCTCTTATATATATTGCAGTGCACTAACAGACCATTTGATGACATTGGCTCGTTTTGGAAGCAACGTGTTAATTTAATTTGGTCTCGACAAGTAGAAATTGATGACATTGTGCACTAGCAAGAAAAGTACTTGCCGTCGGCACTTTTGTTAATTATAAATTTTCCGCTATTTTCTAATTAAGTCATGCGTGGAAAATGTTTTTGGCTCCCAAGCTCCAGTGATCCCTTTGTTTAGAAAACTAAAATCATATTTATAAGTTTTTAAAAAAGAATGAAAAATATGGAGATATTCAATGATGTAGCCTACAATCATGCAAAAAattcaatgtgaaattcttt contains the following coding sequences:
- the LOC124683308 gene encoding pectinesterase inhibitor 28-like; this translates as MAPTMAITTATLVLLVVFLLAPTALASRSGPSSHHGHGSHAKHSPPPPPPPAPVAPVAAALVRTTCNSTAYYDLCVSSLAADPSSATADVRGLSAIAVSAAASNASASAAALGSNVTAQGGAAVDGTVQALLRTCAVKYGQARDALAAAKVSIAQQDYDYAAVHVSAAAEYPQVCKVLFRRQRPGAYPAELAAREEALNQLCSVALDIISLLSAT